The following are encoded together in the Penicillium digitatum chromosome 3, complete sequence genome:
- a CDS encoding Glucose-methanol-choline oxidoreductase, C-terminal, which yields MRSLIGLALLPLAVAVPHASHKSESDSTYDYIIVGGGTSGLVVANRLSEQKDTTVLVIEAGGSVYNNPNVTDTLGYGKAFGTDIDWAYGTTAQEYAGGFSQIVRAGKALGGTSTINGMAYLRAQAAQIDAWETIGNKGWNWKTLLPYFKKSEQLQDPTKYPFLDGSGVAFDPAYHGFTGPLKVGWSSVQLNDGLAQTLNATYQNLDVPVPYNRDANTGDMVGYSLYPKTVNSDLNIREDAARAYYYPYQNRTNLHVWLNTHANKLTWKEGHEATADGVEVTLSSGKKTVVKATREVILAAGALRSPVLLELSGVGNPDILSKHGIETKINLPTVGENLQDQMNNGLKFESKKTYGTNKSASYVAYPSANQLFPNSTALGAELLRKLPAYAAQVASANGNNTNARDIYRFFKIQWDLIFKDEIPVAEILLSASGASYSSEYWGSVPFSRGSIHISSADPTAPAIIDPKYFMLDFDLHAQAQAARFIREIFQTKPFADMTGAETTPGLSTIAAGADDEAWSKFIYSKYRSNYHPITTAGMLPKELGGVVDTSLKVYGTSNVRVVDASVMPFQVCGHLQSTVYAVAERAADIIKGQL from the exons ATGCGCAGCCTTATCGGCCTTGCCCTGCTTCCACTAGCAGTTGCAGTCCCCCATGCTTCACACAAGTCAGAGTCAGACTCGACTTACGACTACATCATCGTTGGAGGTGGCACCAGTGGCCTCGTTGTTGCCAACCGACTGTCCGAGCAAAAGGACACCACCGTCCTCGTGATCGAAGCTGGCGGCTCTGTCTATAACAACCCAAATGTCACCGACACTCTGGGATACGGCAAAGCCTTCGGGACCGACATTGACTGGGCCTACGGGACGACAGCCCAAGAATATGCCGGTGGATTCTCACAAATCGTGCGTGCCGGAAAGGCACTCGGAGGAACATCGACCATCAACGGCATGGCCTACCTCCGTGCCCAGGCAGCCCAGATTGATGCCTGGGAGACCATCGGCAACAAGGGCTGGAACTGGAAGACTCTTCTCCCTTACTTCAAAAAGAGTGAGCAGTTGCAAGATCCGACAAAGTACCCATTCTTGGATGGATCAGGTGTTGCCTTTGATCCTGCCTACCACGGCTTCACTGGGCCCCTGAAGGTTGGCTGGTCTTCAGTCCAGTTGAACGATGGTCTCGCTCAGACGTTGAACGCCACCTACCAGAACCTCGACGTCCCTGTTCCCTACAACCGGGACGCCAATACCGGTGACATGGTTGGATACAGTCTGTATCCCaagacagtcaactccgaTCTCAACATCCGTGAAGATGCTGCTCGTGCCTACTATTACCCTTACCAGAACAGAACCAACCTCCATGTCTGGCTCAACACACACGCCAACAAGCTTACCTGGAAGGAGGGTCACGAGGCCACCGCAGATGGTGTCGAGGTCACTCTTTCCAGCGGCAAGAAAACCGTGGTGAAGGCTACCCGCGAAGTGATTCTCGCTGCTGGTGCATTGAGATCTCCCGTCCTGCTCGAGCTCTCTGGTGTCGGAAACCCAGA CATTCTTTCCAAGCACGGAATCGAAACCAAGATTAACCTGCCAACTGTCGGTGAAAACTTGCAGGATCAAATGAACAACGGTCTCAAGTTCGAGTCAAAGAAGACCTACGGCACCAACAAGAGTGCTAGCTACGTCGCCTACCCCTCAGCTAACCAGCTCTTCCCCAACTCCACTGCACTGGGAGCCGAGCTTCTTCGCAAGCTTCCCGCTTATGCAGCTCAGGTTGCATCCGCCAACGgcaacaacaccaatgcccGCGACATCTACCGCTTTTTCAAGATCCAGTGGGATCTGATCTTCAAGGATGAAATCCCTGTCGCAGAGATCCTGCTCTCGGCCTCTGGAGCCTCATACAGCAGTGAATACTGGGGTTCTGTTCCGTTCTCTCGCGGTAGCATTCACATTTCTTCCGCAGACCCCACGGCGCCGGCTATCATTGACCCCAAGTACTTCATGCTGGACTTTGATCTCCACGCTCAGGCGCAGGCGGCTCGGTTCATTCGTGAGATCTTCCAGACTAAGCCGTTTGCTGATATGACTGGCGCTGAAACCACCCCCGGTCTTTCGACTATTGCTGCTGGTGCTGATGACGAGGCCTGGTCTAAGTTCATTTACAGCAAGT ACCGATCAAACTACCACCCGATTACTACAGCTGGCATGCTGCCTAAGGAGCTTGGTGGTGTTGTCGATACATCGCTGAAGGTTTATGGAACCTCGAACGTTCGTGTTGTGGACGCTTCGGTTATGCCGTTCCAGGTCTGCGGTCACCTTCAGAGCACTGTGTATGCGGTTGCTGAGCGTGCGGCCGATATTATCAAGGGACAGTTGTAA
- a CDS encoding Terpenoid synthase — MLYLSLLIDGEFSRPEGGRGNLMTLEMDQLEKMSLTEVLSYWDRVMKIVLGTASPDRSICLEWMIHDTVMVMRSMDEVLAYDVAQGFCQLLQAQTSQERTKIETLGSYLKFREIDVDRPLYTALIRFGTKLDLTTAELEKTAALESTAFRHASVMNDIYSWEREWKAYQANPADGARLVSAIYILANETGLPHSACKRLMYSYCRELELALKQSTDEMRHKSMGSLTPELEMYIKGLAYLMCGIELWSQWTQRYQQ; from the exons ATGCTTTACTTGTCTTTACTTATTGACGGTGAGTTCTCGCGGCCGGAGGGTGGGCGTGGAAATTTAATGACCTTGGAGATGGATCAACTTGAAAAAATGAGTTTAACAGAAGTGCTGTCGTATTGGGACCGGGTCATGAAAATTGTCCTTGGAACAGCGAGCCCCGACAGAAGTATCTGTCTTGAGTGGATGATTCACGATACTGTCATGGTCATGCGAAGCATGGATGAGGTTCTGGCATATGATGTTGCTCAGGGATTTTGTCAACTTCTGCAGGCCCAAACATCTCAGGAGAGGACCAAAATTGAAACTCTCGGATCATATCTCAAATTCAGGGAGATCGATGTGGACAGACC ACTCTACACGGCTCTTATCAGATTCGGTACCAAGCTCGATCTTACTACCGCTGAACTCGAAAAGACCGCCGCTTTAGAAAGCACCGCATTTCGGCATGCCAGTGTTATGAATGATATCTATAGCTGGGAGCGAGAATGGAAAGCATACCAGGCGAACCCAGCCGATGGTGCCCGACTAGTCTCCGCCATCTACATTCTTGCCAACGAGACAGGACTGCCGCATTCAGCCTGCAAGCGATTGATGTATAGCTACTGTCGAGAATTGGAGCTCGCTCTCAAGCAATCCACTGATGAAATGCGACACAAAAGCATGGGAAGCTTGACACCTGAACTTGAGATGTACATCAAAGGTCTAGCATACTTGATGTGCGGCATTGAGTTGTGGAGTCAGTGGACTCAGCGATATCAACAATGA
- a CDS encoding Aromatic amino acid aminotransferase, putative, translated as MTAPLDLSHHLSYATKNKKPSSVKGFYKYFQIPGIANFAGGLPHASYFPYDTLEAKVALPQRFESGAKDTTDSHSVRVTVPKESPTSDVTRKIDLTTALQYGTADGLPPLNLFLRSFARDHLHPNVPYAGGPEVLLTCGSTDGFAKAIEAFTNTWNPDRDWIQQREGVLCEEFAYMNAIQTVLPRGLNVAGIVMDAQGMLASGKGGLQDVLENWDFRRGRRPHLMYTVSTGQNPTGGTLSLERRMEIYALCQKYDVIIIEDEPYWNLQFPSAYEKTVHYRGSSLEPNLYTKNYNAEGKSSGYPFLDSLVPSYLSIDTEGRVVRLDTFSKTVAPGSRLGWITAQPAIIERLTRITEVSTQQPSGFVQSLIAEMIVGQQNDTSGTSSKPIASGWHMDGWVRWLEGLRAGYEARMLAMCTVLEENKYLFHGSSDDHVDGWEVVDRVQMYDFVWPVGGMFVWVETRVETHPLRSQYSPERLAQALWIHLTQKPHLCLVGPGSMFAATPMSAQKAYRYIRLAFAPMEVDKVAPFTQRLVEGFRSFWLRKDLDGLGDEETIDALNLSGVNFLGNGC; from the exons ATGACAGCTCCATTGGACCTGTCGCATCACTTGTCCTACGCGACAAAAAACAAGAAACCCAGCAGTGTCAAGGGTTTCTATAAGTACTTCCAGATCCCCGGAATTGCTAATTTCGCTGgag GTTTGCCCCATGCATCCTATTTTCCCTATGATACACTCGAAGCAAAAGTCGCTCTACCCCAGCGCTTCGAATCCGGCGCCAAAGATACCACAGATTCACACTCCGTCCGAGTGACAGTCCCAAAGGAAAGCCCTACGTCAGATGTCACTCGCAAAATCGATTTAACAACCGCCCTCCAATATGGCACCGCCGATGGATTACCCCCTTTAAATCTCTTTCTGCGCTCCTTCGCCAGAGACCATCTTCATCCAAACGTGCCCTATGCGGGTGGTCCCGAGGTGTTGTTGACCTGTGGATCGACCGATGGTTTTGCGAAGGCTATTGAAGCATTCACGAATACATGGAATCCCGACCGGGATTGGATCCAGCAGCGGGAGGGTGTCTTGTGTGAGGAGTTTGCTTATATGAATGCTATTCAAACGGTATTGCCTCGTGGCTTGAATGTCGCCGGTATCGTGATGGATGCTCAGGGTATGCTTGCCAGTGGCAAAGGCGGGTTACAGGATGTGTTGGAGAATTGGGATTTCCGGCGTGGTAGACGGCCTCATTTGATGTATACTGTATC AACTGGTCAAAATCCCACTGGTGGAACACTCTCTCTCGAACGCCGAATGGAGATCTACGCCCTCTGCCAGAAATACGATGTCATCATTATAGAGGACGAGCCATACTGGAACTTGCAGTTCCCATCCGCTTATGAAAAGACGGTTCATTACCGTGGCTCATCTTTGGAGCCAAATCTATACACCAAGAACTACAACGCAGAGGGCAAATCCTCGGGCTATCCTTTCCTGGACTCACTTGTCCCCTCATATCTATCCATCGACACCGAGGGTCGAGTAGTGCGACTTGACACATTCTCCAAGACCGTTGCACCGGGCAGCCGTCTCGGCTGGATCACAGCACAGCCGGCTATCATCGAACGTCTCACTCGCATCACAGAAGTGTCCACTCAACAACCATCCGGATTTGTTCAATCACTAATAGCGGAGATGATCGTTGGTCAACAGAATGACACATCTGGAACATCGTCCAAACCGATCGCTTCGGGCTGGCACATGGATGGTTGGGTACGATGGCTGGAAGGGTTACGCGCCGGGTATGAAGCGCGCATGCTGGCTATGTGCACGGTTCTAGAAGAGAACAAGTATCTCTTCCATGGATCGAGTGATGACCACGTCGATGGTTGGGAAGTCGTTGATCGAGTGCAGATGTATGATTTTGTCTGGCCGGTCGGGGGCATGTTCGTGTGGGTTGAGACTCGGGTTGAGACTCATCCTTTGCGCTCTCAATATTCTCCCGAGCGACTCGCACAGGCCCTTTGGATTCATTTGACCCAGAAGCCTCATCTTTGTCTTGTCGGTCCTGGATCGATGTTCGCTGCGACACCTATGTCTGCCCAGAAAGCTTATCGGTATATTCGTCTTGCTTTTGCCCCGATGGAGGTTGACAAGGTGGCACCTTTTACCCAGAGATTGGTGGAGGGGTTCCGGTCATTTTGGCTGCGGAAGGATCTTGATGGGTTGGGTGACGAGGAGACAATAGATGCTTTGAATCTGTCGGGGGTGAACTTTTTAGGGAACGGATGCTGA